A single Parabacteroides timonensis DNA region contains:
- a CDS encoding SusC/RagA family TonB-linked outer membrane protein gives MLKIARPVSLMLLSAALCSGGVYAAGHTAIPKVDISQQQKSLKGTVNDVFGPVAGASVVVKGTTNGTVTDMDGNFVLDVKNGDVIQISFIGYLTQEIKYTGQATLNVSLEEDTQKLDEVVVVGYGTQQKANLSGAVASVASDELTNRPISNVSSGLQGLMPGVTITAGEGRPGEDGSNIRIRGVGTLNNASPYILIDGIESGSMDSVDPNDIESISVLKDASSAAIYGSKASNGVILITTKRGKTGAPRISYNGYVGVSNPTSVIERVSSAEYAMLYNRIDENNGLPHRYSDEDIRLFQDGSDPYGHPNTDWNDAAYQTGVLHKHNVNVSGGTENTKYMASVGYLGQTGILPNSERKQFNGRANLDMNITKKLTVRLNMAYIKNDYKDPNSNYGGGWSDQIIRQLNILSPMIPIYNEDGTYGATNDGNPIAWLDSGQTVDKYNQNFTGSLAVDYQIIDGLKATLSGSYVNDDQHFKAFVKKVAEDPTQANRPNSLEERFTNWTRYNFDALLNYDKTFGQLHNLKAMLGYHVEQYDVRYNSMYRENFPNNELDDMNAGATATQTNSGFTRELAMLSYFGRINYDYAGKYLLEANFRADASSRFAPGHRWGYFPSFSGAWRISEESFMENTKDWLNSLKIRGSWGMLGNQDALSDGTPTGGDFYPWLNTYNLGANYPMGGALTTGYYQGSYKIEDLSWEKSTTWGLGIDAMINNKISFTFDYYDRKTTDIIMEVPVPTEFALGAYKDNVGAMRNRGVEIQLGYANQWGDWKLGVVGNFAYNKNKIENLGGVERMADGDFMRQVGSPINSWYVYRTDGFFQSDEEAQAWMDKYSKQDGYPFGLQFKGGDLKYVDTNGDGKITAEDRELYKTKDPVMTFGLNVNAGYKNFDLTLNFTGAANVGFAYTKEAFGEFSGSAGHPSTAWLDSWTPENKNASMPRVAEARMSPSEASVVFSDFWVMNTSYLRLKTAQLGYTFPKSILEKAGIQSLRVYYSAENLLTFDSMPLNVDPETVSTRLSSYPLSTTHSFGVNVTF, from the coding sequence ATGTTGAAAATCGCAAGACCAGTCAGCCTTATGCTTTTGTCTGCCGCATTATGCTCCGGAGGAGTTTATGCAGCCGGCCATACAGCAATTCCCAAAGTTGACATTTCTCAGCAACAAAAAAGTTTGAAAGGGACAGTAAATGATGTTTTTGGCCCTGTTGCCGGTGCTTCTGTTGTCGTGAAAGGAACGACAAATGGAACAGTTACTGACATGGATGGTAACTTTGTACTGGATGTTAAAAACGGAGATGTGATCCAGATTTCCTTCATCGGCTATCTGACGCAGGAAATCAAGTACACAGGACAGGCAACCTTGAATGTCTCTTTGGAAGAAGACACACAGAAGTTGGATGAAGTAGTCGTTGTCGGTTATGGTACTCAGCAAAAAGCGAATCTTTCGGGTGCCGTTGCATCTGTTGCAAGCGACGAATTAACAAACCGTCCGATTTCTAACGTATCATCCGGTCTGCAAGGTTTGATGCCGGGTGTGACAATTACGGCTGGTGAAGGTCGTCCGGGTGAGGACGGTAGTAATATCCGTATCCGCGGTGTCGGAACCTTGAACAATGCTTCTCCTTACATCCTGATTGATGGTATCGAAAGTGGCTCGATGGATAGTGTAGACCCGAATGACATTGAAAGCATTTCAGTTTTGAAGGATGCTTCTTCTGCTGCTATCTACGGTTCGAAGGCTTCCAACGGGGTAATCTTGATTACTACAAAACGTGGTAAAACCGGTGCTCCCCGTATTTCTTATAATGGATATGTCGGTGTGTCAAACCCGACTTCAGTGATCGAACGTGTCAGCTCTGCCGAATATGCCATGCTGTACAACCGCATCGACGAGAACAACGGATTGCCTCACCGCTATAGCGACGAAGACATTCGTCTGTTCCAAGATGGCTCTGACCCATACGGACACCCGAACACAGACTGGAACGATGCCGCTTATCAGACCGGTGTGTTGCACAAACACAATGTCAACGTGAGTGGTGGTACTGAAAACACCAAATATATGGCCTCTGTCGGCTATTTGGGACAGACTGGTATTCTACCGAATTCAGAACGTAAACAGTTCAACGGCCGTGCCAACCTGGACATGAATATCACCAAGAAGTTGACAGTTCGTTTGAACATGGCTTATATCAAGAACGACTACAAAGACCCGAATTCCAACTATGGAGGTGGCTGGTCTGACCAGATTATTCGTCAATTGAACATCCTAAGCCCGATGATTCCTATTTATAATGAAGACGGAACATACGGTGCAACAAACGACGGTAACCCGATAGCCTGGCTGGATTCCGGACAGACAGTCGATAAATACAATCAGAACTTCACCGGATCATTGGCCGTTGACTATCAGATTATCGATGGCTTGAAGGCAACCCTCTCCGGTTCGTATGTGAATGACGACCAGCATTTCAAGGCTTTTGTTAAGAAGGTGGCCGAAGACCCGACACAGGCGAACCGTCCGAACAGCCTCGAAGAACGCTTCACCAACTGGACACGCTACAACTTCGACGCCCTGTTGAACTACGACAAGACATTCGGGCAGTTGCATAATCTGAAAGCTATGTTGGGTTATCATGTTGAGCAATACGACGTACGCTATAACAGTATGTATCGTGAAAATTTCCCGAACAACGAATTGGACGATATGAATGCCGGTGCTACGGCCACTCAGACCAACTCCGGATTTACACGCGAACTGGCTATGCTTTCTTACTTCGGTCGTATCAACTATGATTATGCCGGAAAATATTTGCTGGAAGCCAACTTCCGTGCGGATGCTTCTTCCCGTTTTGCTCCCGGACATCGTTGGGGATATTTCCCTTCTTTCTCCGGTGCATGGCGTATCAGCGAAGAAAGCTTCATGGAAAATACAAAAGATTGGCTGAACAGCTTGAAGATTCGCGGTTCGTGGGGTATGTTGGGTAACCAGGATGCGTTGAGCGACGGAACTCCGACCGGAGGCGACTTCTATCCTTGGTTGAACACTTACAACTTGGGGGCAAACTATCCGATGGGTGGTGCGCTGACAACCGGTTATTATCAGGGAAGCTATAAGATTGAAGACCTCTCATGGGAAAAGTCAACAACCTGGGGCTTGGGTATCGACGCTATGATCAACAATAAGATCAGCTTCACTTTCGACTATTACGATCGTAAGACAACGGATATTATCATGGAAGTGCCCGTCCCGACCGAATTTGCTTTGGGTGCTTATAAGGACAACGTAGGTGCTATGCGCAACCGTGGTGTGGAAATTCAGTTGGGCTATGCCAACCAATGGGGGGACTGGAAGTTAGGCGTTGTCGGTAACTTCGCATACAATAAGAATAAGATCGAAAACCTGGGTGGTGTGGAACGTATGGCCGATGGCGACTTTATGCGCCAGGTAGGTTCGCCTATCAACTCATGGTATGTGTACCGTACAGACGGATTCTTCCAATCTGATGAAGAAGCACAGGCATGGATGGATAAATACTCCAAACAGGATGGTTATCCGTTCGGTTTGCAGTTCAAGGGTGGTGACTTGAAATATGTCGATACAAATGGCGACGGTAAGATCACAGCGGAAGACCGCGAACTGTATAAGACAAAAGATCCGGTGATGACCTTCGGTCTGAACGTGAATGCCGGCTATAAGAACTTCGACTTGACACTGAACTTTACCGGTGCTGCCAACGTTGGTTTCGCTTATACAAAAGAAGCCTTCGGTGAATTTTCCGGTAGTGCAGGCCACCCGTCAACCGCATGGCTGGACTCATGGACACCTGAAAACAAGAACGCAAGCATGCCGCGCGTGGCAGAAGCCCGTATGTCTCCGAGTGAAGCCTCTGTCGTATTCTCTGATTTCTGGGTAATGAACACAAGCTACCTGCGTCTGAAGACTGCACAGCTGGGCTACACCTTCCCGAAGAGTATCCTGGAAAAGGCGGGTATCCAGAGTTTGAGAGTGTACTATTCAGCAGAAAACCTGTTGACATTCGATTCTATGCCGCTGAATGTAGACCCGGAAACAGTAAGTACACGTTTGTCAAGCTATCCGCTGTCTACAACTCATTCATTCGGTGTTAATGTGACCTTCTAA